The segment TCTGCGAGGCCTTGTCACCCTTGCTGCCACCACCACAGGCGGCCAGAACCAGAACGGCCGCGGCGGCCAGGGCCAGACCGGTGATGCGCGGCGCCTGCAGGCGGCGGGACTCTTGAATGCTCGTCAGCTTCATGGTGATGTTGTCTTCCTTCGCTCGTCGTCAGGGCCGGGCCCGCCGTGCATGCTGCACCGCACAAAGCGGCGACACACAATCGGCGAGTGTAACTTTGCAAAATGACAATTGACTCCCCCTAATCCGTTCGGCAATACGGGCAAATCCCCTGACCCGAAATTCCCGACGCTGGGCGGAAAACCGCCAGGGGCCGCTCACAGCCGGGCTGTGGCGACCTTTGCGTGGATAGATCCAGCGCAGGGGAAAGGGTTCCCGAGACCCCCGTGAACCGGGGGGAGGAAAAGGGTTACCAGGGGTTTCCCGGAGTCCGGCCTAGCACTTGATGCCGGCGTGCAGCGCCACGATGCCGGCGCTGAGGTTGTGCACATCCACATGGCCGAAGCCGGCCGTCTTCATCATGGCCTTGAGTTCGGCCTGGGGCGGATGCATGCGGATGGACTCGGCCAGATAGCGGTAGCTCTCGGCGTCGCCCGCGATCATCTGACCCAGGCGGGGCAGGATCTTGAAGGAATACCAGTCGTAGGGCTTGCGCAGCGGCGCCGCCACCTGGGAGAACTCCAGCACCAGCAGGCGGCCGCCGGGTTTGAGCACGCGACACATCTCGGCCAGGGCCTGGTCCTTGTGGGTCATATTGCGCAGGCCGAAGGCCACGCTGACCAGGTCGAAGCTCTCGCTCTTGTAGGGCAGCTTCTCGGCGTCGCAGAGGTTGGTGGGCAGCACCAGGCCCTCGTTGAGCAGGCGGTCGCGGCCCTGGCGCAGCATGGCCTCGTTGATATCGGTGTGCACCACCATGCCGGTCTCGCCCACCTTGCGGGCAAAGGCGCGGGAGAGGTCGCCGGTGCCGCCGGCGATGTCCAGCACGCGCTCGCCCGGCTTGAGGTTGGCCACCGCCACGGTATAGGCCTTCCAGGCCCGGTGCAGGCCCGCGGACATGACGTCGTTCATGATGTCGTACTTGGAGGCGACGGAGTCGAAGACGCCGCGCACGCGGCTGGCCTTCTCGCGCTCGTCAACGGTCTGGAAGCCGAAGTGGGTGCTGCTCATGGTTTTCAGCTCCGAGAGTGATCAGTGATGGTGATGGCCGCAGCTGCCGCCGCCCGCCGATTTGGCGGGCATGGGGGTGTCGCGGTCCATGCCGGCGGCCTGCAGCCGGGCCTCGTACTCGGCCCAGTGCTCGGCCTCGCGGCTGCCCAGCTGATACAGATAGTCCCAGGAGAAGATGCCGCTCTCGTGCCCGTCATCGAACTGGGGGCGGATGCCGTAGTGCCCGATGGGCTCCAGCGCGGTGATCCCCACCTCGCGCTTGCCGGTCTGCAGCACCTCCTGACCCGGACCATGGCCCATGACCTCGGCCGAGGGGGAATAGACCCGCATCAGCTCGAAAGGAATGGAAAAGCGCGCGCCGTCGCTGAAAGCGATCTCCAGCAGACGCGACTGCTGGTGCACGGTGATCTCGGTCGGGGTGGGGGTGGTGGGCGTGAGTCCGGCCATGACGCAGGGCTTGCTTGTTCTTGAACTGCAGGGTGGGCAGTGTAGCCGCCCGCCCCGGCCTCAGAGCGCCTGCAGAGCCGCCAGCACCGCCGCGTCCAGGGCCGGCAGGTCCAGACCCGGCGGCAGCGCAACCGGACGGCGGGCCTCGCCCCAGATGGGATTGGGGAAATGGCTGTCGTCGGCAAAACGGGCGATCACATGCCAGTGCAGATGCGGCACCACATTGCCCAGACTGGCCAGATTGATCTTGCTGGGGCGCAGCTGCTCACGCAGCACGCGCTCGATGGCGGCCACCGCCTCCATGCAGACCAGACGCTCGGCCGGCGGCAGATCACTGAACTCGGCCACATGGGCGTTCCAGACCAGGCGATAAAAAGCGGGGAAGGCCGGCGTGTCCGTCACCCGCAGCACGCGCCACTGGGGGCGGCGCAGCAGGAGCAGGCCGCCGTCCTCGCGGCACAGGGGGCAGTCGGCGACCGGGGCATTGGAAGCAAGCGTCATGGGCGGCAGGCATCTAGGGAATACACGGACTGTAACAAGCGTTTTCACGCGCAGTAGTTCACGCGAGACAGCGCTACCCGCGAACAAATCTCATCTATCGCCCCGACAATTCGAGCTGGTCTTCGCACACAAGACCCGTTTGCTTGAGCCAGTCGCTTGACAAACGCGCGTCGTCTGGAGTTTCCAGCGCGCCCACTCCCCCGTTTTTTGGTTTCATCGACAACCGTCATCAGGCCGGCAAGGGCGGCGCTCGCGTGGGCGCAATTTCCCTTTGACAAGCCTGGACGCCAGCCCTGGATCGCTCCGACATGTCCTCACCGACCGCCTCCCGCCGCACCGTGGCGCGCCGTGTATCCCTGATTGCCAGCCTGGGCATTGCCGCCCTGCTGCTGCTGATCTGCGCCACCCTGTCCTGGACCCTGACCCGTCAGGCCGCCCAGCGCAACCAGGACCTGATGGCCAGCGAGGCCGCCTCGGTGGCCCGCGTGGCCGACGCCCTGGACCGCACCGCCCGCGACTCCGCCAACCAGCTCTATGAGGTGCTGGGCGCCGAACTCGGCGGCAGCTTCGCCCTGGCGGGCGACGGCGAGCTGATGCATGACGGGCACAGCCTGAACGGCCAGTTCGAGCTGGTGGACCGCTTCCGCAAGAAGACCGGTGGCGTGGCCACCCTGTTCGCCCGCAAGGGCGAGGACTTCCTGCGCGTGGCCACCTCGCTGACCAAGCAGGACGGCTCGCGCGCCGTGGGCACCCTGCTGGGCGCCCAGCACCCGGCCTTTGCCAAGATGATGGCCGGCGAAAGCTATGTGGGCCCCGCCACGCTCTTCGGCACGCCCTATATGACGCGCTACCAGCCCGTGAAGGACGCTCAGGGCAAGGTGGTCGGCATTCTCTTCATCGGCTTCGATATGCGCGGCCTGCAGCAGGAGCTGGTCAAGCTGGCCAGCGCCGAGAAGCTGTTCGAGACCGGCGGCCTCTACATCATCGAGCCCGGCAAGACCCCGGCCGACGCCCTGCTGCGCTCCCACCCCACGGCCCAGGGCAAGAAGCTGGCCGAGCTGCTGCCGGCGGCCCAGGTCGAGCCCTTCCTGCAGGCCCTGAACGACGCCCCCCATGGTGTGCTGCCCCAGGCCCCGGCCGTCTATGACAGCCGCCACACTGACGCCGTGGCCGTGGCCGCCCGCAGCACCGCCACCGGCTGGTGGGTGGTGGCCGAAGCCTCCCGAGCCACCTCGCTGGCCGGCCATATGCACACCCTGTGGATGCTCTGGGGCGGCGTGCTGCTGGCCGTGCTGCTGCTGGGCGTGGGCGTGACCCTGCTGCTGCAGCGCTGGGTGGGCCGCCCCCTGGCCACCCTGAATGAGGCCGTGCAGGCCGTGGCCGAGGGTGATCTGACCCACCCCGTGCGCATCGCCCAGCAGGACGATCTGGGCGCCCTGGCCGCCGGCGTGGAAGCCATGCGCCGCCAGCTGGCCCAGACCATTGCCCAGGTGCACCAGGCCAGCGATGGCATCGGCACCGCCAGCGCCGAAGTGGCCGCCGGCAGCCGCGACCTCTCGCAGCGCACCGAAAGCTCGGCCAGCCATCTGGAAGAAACCGCAAGCGCCCTGGAAGAGCTGGCCGGCTCCATGAGCCAGACCGCCGCCTCCGCGGCCCAGGCCCACCAGCTGGTGGACGAGTCAGACCGCGCCGCCCAGCACGGCAGCGAGGTGGTGAGCCAGGTGGTGAACACCATGAACGAGATCAGCGGCGCCAGCCGCCAGATCGCCGACATCATCGGCACCGTGGACGCCATCGCCTTCCAGACCAATATCCTGGCTCTGAACGCCGCAGTGGAAGCCGCGCGTGCCGGCGAGCAAGGCCGTGGTTTCGCGGTCGTGGCCGGCGAGGTGCGCACCCTGGCCCAGCGCAGCGCCGAGGCCGCCAAGCAGATCAAGGCCCTGATCACGGCCAGCGGCGAGAAGGTGGACTCGGGCGCTCGCCTGGTGGGCGACGCCGGCAGCGCCATGCAGAACATCCTGAGCAAGGTCAAGCATGTGAGCGGCATCATCGGCGAGATCTCCACCGCCGCTCGCGAGCAGGCCCAGGGCGTGGGCCGCATCAACGAGGCCGTCGCCCAGCTGGACCAGGGCACGCAGCAGAACGCCGCCCTGGTGGAGCAGAGCACGGCCGCGGCCGAGAGCCTGCGCGACCAGGCCCAGCGCCTGGTGCAGCAGGTCTCGCGCTTCCGCGTCTGAGGCATGACGGATGGCACGGTGACAAGAGTCATGGGCTCTTCCAGCCCCACTGGCAAGACCTGACCCTCATCTCGAAAGGGCCCTCGCGGGCCCCTTTTTTTCGTCGCGCCGACAAGCATTTCGTCCCGCGGCTTTGCGGTCTGGTCGCCCGGCGCTTGGTAGCCGGCGGGCGTCTGCCTAGGCTGATCGTGGATCGGCACCGGATGTCCCGGTGCGATGCCGCCCCTCCACATCAGCCACAGGAAGTCTTGCCATGTCGACCACCCGCCAGCCGTCTGTTTCAATCGCCCTCGGTCTTGCTCTCGCAGGTCTGAGTCTGGCCGCCAGCGCGCAGAGCGACGCGCCGCGGCGTGACGCCCTGGAGCGCGTGCAAGTCCAGGGCCAGCCCCTCACCGCCCCCCGCAGCGATGTGCGCGCCAGCTGCCCCGCCATGGAGAACGAACTCAAGGACCGTCTGGGCTGGGCCCTGCAGCAGCATCAGCGCAGCGGCGTGGTGCGTGTGGATTTCGAGCTGGGCACCACGGCCTCGCCGCGCGAGGTCCAGGTCAACGGCGGCCCCGCCATGCACTATCGCCAGGCCATCCGGCGCGTGATGCACGATCAGCATTGCCTGGCCGCCCCCACGGACACGCCCCAGCGCTACAGCATGCTGCTGAGCTTCAATGCCCCGGACGACAACCTGGGCGGTACCCAGGCCGTGGCCCTGCTGGAGCCCCGCTAGGGTGATCGGCGCGAAGCCGCCGCGCCCGCAGCCTTCGGAATGAGCTCCCACTCCAGCCGCACCCGGTCGAAGTAGCGCCCCAGGCCGGCCCGATCCCAGATGGGGCGCAAGGATTCGGCAAACAGGCCCTCCTGCAGGGCCTGTCGCAGGGTGGCCAGCAGACGCGGCGGCAGCCCCGGATGGCAGGCCAGCCAGCGGTCCACCTGGGCCAGCACAAAGACGCGGCGGACCTGGTCGGCCCCCGCGACCTCGAACATCTCGGGGCGGTCGTCGCTCACCAGGTAGTCGAAGCGCTTGCGCTGCAGCATGCCCAGACGCTGGGCCGCGGGCGAGATGGGCTCGAAGGCGATGTCCGCGGCCGTCAGGAAGTCGCGCAGCTCGGCCATGTCGACGGCGCCGATGCGGTAGGGGCGCAGTTCCTCGATATTGCCGACCCGCGGCGTCTGCTTGAGTGCATAGACCGCCAGCTTTACCGGCGCCACCCGCCCCACATAGCTGAGGGTTTCGGCCTCGCCGGGCGAGAAGTTCAGGGCCAGGCCGCAACTACCCGGGCTGTTGGGCAGGGTGGCCGAGATGCGCCGCTTGGGCATCAAGCTCACCTGCAGGCTCAGACCCTCGCGCGCCAGCAGGGCCCGCAAGGCTTCGATATAGGGCCCGCCGGGCGCGCCCTCGCGCACCGTCACAAAGGGCGGGTCGGCCTCGGCCAGGATCTGCAGGGTCGTCTGCGCGGCTGCCGGCAGCGCTGCAAGGCTCAGGCAAAGGGCTGCGGCCAGGCGAGCAGGGCGGAGCCCGGAGATCATGCGCGCGTCACCAGCTTCACCGGCGACTGGATGATGCTGGGCAGGTCCGCCTGGCGCATGCCGGTCTGCAAGGCGTTCAGCACCGCGTCCAGCGCGTACTCGGCCTGCTTCTCGGGGAACTGGTCCACCGTGGCCAGCACGGTGCCTTGGGCGATCAGGGGGCGGATCGAGGGGATGTTGTCATAGCCCGAGACCAGCACATCAGCGCTGCGGCCCAGCTCGCGCAGGGCCTGCACCGCGCCCAGGGCCATATTGTCATTGCCGCACAGCAGGGCCTTGGTGTCGGGGGCCAGGCGCATGAGCTCCAGCGCCGCGCCGTGGCCCAGCTCGCGGGTCCAGAAGCCCGAGCGCACGGCCGCCAGGCGCAGGCCCGCCGCCGTGATGGCGGCACGAAAGCCGTCGCTGCGCGACTTGGCATTGATGGAGCCCGGCGGGCCCTCGATGATGCCCACCGCCGCGCCGCGTGGCAGCTGCTTGGCCACGTACTCGCCCACGGTGCGGCTGCCCAGGAAGTTGCTGGGGCCTACAAAAGGAATGTTCACGCCCGCGGTGGCCAGGGCGCGGTCGTCCAGCTTGTTGTCCAGATTGAGCAGCAGCAGGCCGGCCTTGAGCGCCTTGAGCAGGACCGGCAGCAAGGCGTTGGAGTCGGCCGGCACGATCACCAGGGCCCGCGCGCGGCGCTCGATGGCCTGGAGCACCAGGCGCTCCTGGGCGGCCACATCGGTTTCGCCCTCAATGCCCTGCAGCGTGAGCTCGTACTCGTTGCGGCGCCGCGCCTGGTGGGCGCGGGCGCCCTCGCCCATCAGGGCGAAGAACTCGTTGCGCGTGGCCTTGAGAACCATGGCCACCTTGAAGCGCTCGGGCCCGGCCAATAAGCCGGCCGGGGCCGCCAGGGCGCCCAAGCCCCCCAGCGAGGCCCGCAGGATCAGGCGACGCCGGCAGCCGCCCGTCGGGGCGGCGGCGTCAGGCGGGCGAGGCGCTTGGGCTGGGACTTCCACAGCCCTGGAGTTTGCCAGCTCGGTGTGAAAGCCGCTGCGGCAAAGCTCACACCAGGACGCGCTCGATGCCTCCCTGGTTGGCACGGGCCACGTACTCGGGCATCCAGTTCTCGCCCAGGATCTGGCGCGCCATCTCGACCACGATGTAGTCGGCCTCCAGCAGGCCGTTCTGCAGATCGTTGCCGTAGCGGTTCAGGCCCTGCAGGCAGCTGGGGCAGCTGGTCAGGATCTTGATGTTGTCCTGAGCGCCCACCTTGCCGCTCTCGCGCAGCTGGCTCTCGGTCTTGCGCAGCTCCTCCTCCTTGCGGAAGCGGATCTGGGTTGAGATGTCGGGCCGGGTCACACCCAGGGTGCCGCTCTCGCCGCAGCAGCGCTCGCTCTTCACCACCTCGGGGCCGACCAGGGCCTTGACCGTCTTCATCGGCTCCTGCAGCTTCATGGGGCTGTGGCAGGGGTCGTGATAGAGGTAGGCCTGCTTGGATTCAAGGGTGATGCCCTTTTCCAGCAGGTACTCGTGGATGTCCACGATGCGGCAGCCGGGGAAGATCTTCTCGAACTCATAGCCCTGCAGCTGGTCGTAGCAGGTGCCGCAGGACACGACCACGGTCTTGATGTCCAGGTAGTTCAGGGTGTTGGCCACGCGGTGGAAGAGCACCCGGTTGTCGGTGATGATCTTCTCGGCCTTGTCGAACTGGCCCGAGCCGCGCTGGGGGTAGCCGCAGCACAGATAGCCCGGCGGCAGCACGGTCTGCACGCCGGCATGCCAGAGCATGGCCTGGGTGGCCAGGCCCACCTGTGAAAAGAGGCGCTCGGAGCCGCAGCCGGGGAAGTAGAACACCGCCTCGGTCTCGGCCGTGGTGGCCTGCGGGTTGCGGATGATGGGGACGTAGTCCTTGTCCTCGATGTCCAGCAGGGCGCGGGCGGTCTTCTTGGGCAGGCCGCCCGGGAGCTTCTTGTTGATGAAGTGGATCACCTGCTCCTTGACCGGGGCCGTGCCCACGGTGGCGCGCGGCGCCGCCGTCTGCTTCTTGGCAAAGCCCTTGAGCAGGTCATGCGCCAGGCGCTGCGCCTTGAAGCCCACATCAACAAAAGCGCTGCGCGCCAGCTTGATGGTCTCGGGGTTGGTGGCGTTGAGCATCAGCATGGCCGCGGCATTGCCGGGGCGGAAGCTCTTCTGGCCCATCTTGCGCAAGAGGTTGCGCATATTCATGGTCACGTCGCCGAAGTCGATCTTGACCGGGCAGGGGCTGGCGCATTTGTGGCAGACCGTGCAGTGGTCGGCCACGTCCTCGAACTCCTGCCAATGCTTGATTGAGACGCCGCGGCGCGTCTGCTCCTCGTAGAGGAAGGCCTCCACCAGCAGCGAGGTGGCCAGGATCTTGTTGCGCGGCGAATAGAGCAGATTGGCGCGCGGCACATGGGTGGCACAGACCGGCTTGCACTTGCCGCAGCGCAGGCAGTCCTTGACGCTGTCGGCAATGGCGCCGATATCGCTCTGCTGCATGATCAGCGACTCATGCCCCATCAGCCCGAAGCTCGGGGTGTAGGCATTGGTCAGATCGGCAAAGGTGCCGTGGGTGGACGCTTCGGGCCGCAGCAGCTTGCCCTTGTTGAAGCGCCCCTCGGGGTCGATGCGGGCCTTGTAGTCGGCGAACGGCGCCAGCTCGGCCTCGGAGAGGAACTCCAGCTTGGTGATGCCGATGCCATGCTCGCCCGAGATCACGCCATTGAGCGAGCGCGCCAGCTTCATGATGCGCGCCACGGCCTCGTGGGCCGTCTGCAGCATCTCGTAGTTGTCGGAGTTGACCGGGATATTGGTGTGCACATTGCCGTCGCCGGCATGCATGTGCAGGGCCACCCAGACCCGGCCGCGCAGCACTTCCTTGTGGATGCGCTTGGCCTCGGCCACGATGGGCGCAAAGGCGGCACCGGCAAAGATGTCCTGCAGGGGCTTGAGGATCTGCATCTTCCAGGAGGCGCGCAGGCTGTGGTCCTGCAGCTGGTCGAAGAAGGAACGCTCCTCGCCGCGGGGCAGATCCAGCTCGTCCATCCAGCGCTGCCACAGGGCGCGCACCTCGGCCAGCAGGGCCAGGGCCTGCTGCAGGCGGTCTTCCAGCAGCTCGGCGCTCGGGATCTCACCGGCATCGTCGCTCTTGCCCAGGGGCAGATTGCCGCGCTCGAACCAGGCCGCCAGCGCATCCGCCAGGGCCAGCTTGTTGCGCAGGCTCAGCTCCACATTGATGCGCTCGATGCCCAGGGTGTACTCGCCCATGCGCTCCAGCGGGATCACCACATCTTCATTGATCTTGAAGGCATTGGTGTGCTTGGAGATGGCGGCCGTGCGCTTGCGGTCCAGCCAGAACTTCTTGCGCGCATCGGCGCTGATGGCCACAAAGCCCTCGCCCGAGCGGCCATTGGCCAGGCGCACCACCTCGGAGGTGGCGCGGGCCACGGCATCGGCATCGTCGCCCACGATGTCGCCGATCAGCACCATCTTGGGCAGGCCGCCGCGCTTGCTCTTGGTCGCGTAGCCCACGGCCTTCAGATAGCGGTCGTCCAGATGCTCCAGGCCGGCCAGGATGGCGCCGCCGGGCTTCTTCGCCTCCGCGAACATGAAGTCCTTGATGTCCACGATGGAGGGCACGCAGTCCTTGGGGTTGCCAAAGAACTCCAGGCAGACCGTGCGGGTGTGGGCGGGCATCTTGTGCACCACCCAGCGCGCGCTGGTGATCAGGCCGTCGCAGCCTTCCTTCTGGATGCCGGGCAGGCCGGCCAGGAACTTGTCGGTGACATCCTTGCCCAGGCCTTCCTTGCGGAAGACGCGGCCGGGAATGTCCAGGCGCTCCGTGCGCTCCAGCTTCTTGCCCGAGGCGTCGAAGTAGCGCAGCTCGAAGCTGGCCACTTCCACATCATGGATCTTGCCCAGGTTGTGGTTCAGGCGCACCACCTCCAGCCACTTGGCCTCGGGTGTGACCATGCGCCAGGAGGCCAGATTGTCCAGGGCCGTGCCCCAGAGCACGGCCTTCTTGCCGCCGGCATTCATGGCGATATTGCCGCCGATGCAGCTGGCCTCGGCCGAGGTGGGGTCCACCGCGAACACAAAGCCATGCTGCTCGGCCAGGTCGGCCACGCGCTGCGTCACCACGCCGGCCTCGCTGAAGATGGTGGCCACGGGGCGATCCACGCCCGGCAGCTGCAGCATCTCCACGCCGCGCAGGGCCTCGAGCTTCTCGGTGTTGATGACGGCGCTGTTCCACACCAGGGGCACGGCGCCGCCGGTGTAGCCGGTGCCGCCGCCGCGCGGGATGATGGTCAGGCCCAGCTCGATGCAGCCCTTGACCAGCTGGGCCATCTCGGCCTCGGTGTCAGGGGTCAGCACCACAAAGGGGTACTCGACGCGCCAGTCGGTGGCGTCGGTGACATGGGCCACCCGGGCCATGCCGTCGAACTTGATATTGTCTTTGGCCGTGTGGCGCCCCAGCAGCTTGACGCTGCGGCGGCGCAGCTCGGCCGTGCGCTCGAACAGGCTGGCGAACTCCTGCACCGCGGTGCGCGCCGCGCTCAGCAGCTCACCCACCAGGGCGTCGCGCTGGGCGTCGGTGCCGGGGTCGCGGCGCTTTTGCACCTCGGCCAGGCGGTGGTCCAGGGCCTCGATCAGCAGGGCCCGGCGCTTGGGGTTGTCCAGCAGATCGTCCTGCAGATACGGGTTGCGCTGCACCACCCAGATATCGCCCAGCACCTCATACAGCATGCGGGCGGAGCGGCCGGTGCGCCGCTCCTGGCGCAGCTGGTTCAGCAGCTCCCAGGCCCGGGACCCGAGCAGGCGGATCACGATCTCCCGGTCGGAGAAGGAGGTGTAGTTGTAGGGAATCTCGCGCAGACGCGGCGCGTCATGGCTGGCGGTGAGCTCGGCAACGGCAGTCGCGAGATCGGCGGTGGGCATCGGCTGATGCGGTGCGTTCATGTCGGCCGGGCGCTTGGCGCACCCTCGGTTGGCTGGCGACCTCCGTCGGAGGCCTCCGGCGAGCTGGTTTCGGCGGGCAAATCGGGCTGACGTGCCGGGCTTGTGGCCGCGGCGGGCGGGAAAGAGGGTGGCTCCCTGACGTCGGACCGCAAATCCTACCGCAGCGCAACATCTCCCTCGCGCCGCGGGTGATTGAAGTCAAAGCCAAAACGCACCAACTTGCAGCAAATGCCGCCCGGTTACGGCCGGTTGCCGCACCGCCACAGGGCCCAGCCCTATTGCCCCGGCGTCGCGCGCATGTCACAACGCCAGTGTCACAATTGTCAAATACGCTTGCAGCCGCCCACCCACCCGGTACGCGGCCCCTGAGTTACAGCCAATAACGGAGCACCCCCGACAATGAGCAAGACCAAGTCCCTGCAACTGGCCGCTGCCCTGCTGGCCACCAGCCTGGCCGGTGGCGCCCAGGCCCAGACCGAGATCCAGTGGTGGCATTCCATGGGCGGCGCCCTGGGCGAGTGGGTCAATGACCTCGCCAAGGATTTCAATGCCAGCCAGAAGGACTACAAGATCGTCCCGACCTTCAAGGGCACCTATGACGAGTCCATGACGGCCGCCATCGCCGCCTTCCGCGCCGGCAATGCCCCGCATGTGCTGCAGGTCTTCGAAGTCGGCACTGCCACCATGATGGCCAGCAAGGGCGCCATCAAGCCGGTGGCCGATGTCATGAAGGAAGGCGGCGCCAAGTTCGACCCTAGCGCCTATGTGCCCGCCGTGGCCGGTTACTACACCGCCCCCAACGGCCAGATGCTGAGCTTCCCCTTCAACAGCTCCACCACCGTCTTCCACTACAACAAGGACGCCTTCAAGGCCGCCGGTCTGGACCCCGAAAAGGCCCCCAGCACCTGGCCCGAGGTGGCCCTGGCTGCCGCCAAGCTCAAGGCCGCCGGCCACAAGTGCCCCTTCACGAGCAGCTGGATCAGCTGGACCCAGTTCGAGAGCTTCTCGGCCTGGCACAACGTGGAGTTCTCCAGCAAGAACAACGGCTTCGGTGGCCTGGACACGCGCCTGAACTTCAGCACCCCGCTGCATGTGCGCCACATCGAGAACCTGGCCAATATGGCCAAGCAGGGCCTGTTCGTCTACAAGGGCCGCGGCAACGCCGCCGACGCCAGCTACGTCTCGGGCGAGTGCGCCATGATGACCGGCTCCTCGGGCCTGTACGCCAACGTCAAGCGCAACTCCAAGTTCGCCTTCGGCATCTCCCCCTGCCCTACTACCCCGATGTGGCCGGCGCGCCCCAGAACACCGTGATCGGTGGCGCCAGCCTGTGGGTGATGGCCGGCAAGAAGCCCGCCGAGTACAAGGGCATCGCCGCCTTCTTCAGCTACCTGGCCCAGGCCGATGTGGCAGCTGAAAGCCACAAGCGCACCGGCTACCTGCCGGTCACCAAGGCCGCCTACGAGCTGACCGAGAAGAGCGGCTTCTACAAGGCCAACCCCGGCACCGATGTGGCCGTGGCCCAGATGATCCGCAAGACCACCGACAAGTCGCGTGGCGTGCGTCTGGGCAACTTCGTGCAGATCCGCACCATCATCGACGAGGAGATGGAGCAGGTCTGGGGCGGCAAGAAGTCCGCCAAGGAAGGCATCGACGCCGCCATCAAGCGCGGCAACGAGCAGCTGGAGCG is part of the Shinella sp. XGS7 genome and harbors:
- the ubiE gene encoding bifunctional demethylmenaquinone methyltransferase/2-methoxy-6-polyprenyl-1,4-benzoquinol methylase UbiE, whose product is MSSTHFGFQTVDEREKASRVRGVFDSVASKYDIMNDVMSAGLHRAWKAYTVAVANLKPGERVLDIAGGTGDLSRAFARKVGETGMVVHTDINEAMLRQGRDRLLNEGLVLPTNLCDAEKLPYKSESFDLVSVAFGLRNMTHKDQALAEMCRVLKPGGRLLVLEFSQVAAPLRKPYDWYSFKILPRLGQMIAGDAESYRYLAESIRMHPPQAELKAMMKTAGFGHVDVHNLSAGIVALHAGIKC
- a CDS encoding gamma-butyrobetaine hydroxylase-like domain-containing protein; the encoded protein is MAGLTPTTPTPTEITVHQQSRLLEIAFSDGARFSIPFELMRVYSPSAEVMGHGPGQEVLQTGKREVGITALEPIGHYGIRPQFDDGHESGIFSWDYLYQLGSREAEHWAEYEARLQAAGMDRDTPMPAKSAGGGSCGHHHH
- a CDS encoding HIT family protein; its protein translation is MTLASNAPVADCPLCREDGGLLLLRRPQWRVLRVTDTPAFPAFYRLVWNAHVAEFSDLPPAERLVCMEAVAAIERVLREQLRPSKINLASLGNVVPHLHWHVIARFADDSHFPNPIWGEARRPVALPPGLDLPALDAAVLAALQAL
- a CDS encoding methyl-accepting chemotaxis protein, giving the protein MSSPTASRRTVARRVSLIASLGIAALLLLICATLSWTLTRQAAQRNQDLMASEAASVARVADALDRTARDSANQLYEVLGAELGGSFALAGDGELMHDGHSLNGQFELVDRFRKKTGGVATLFARKGEDFLRVATSLTKQDGSRAVGTLLGAQHPAFAKMMAGESYVGPATLFGTPYMTRYQPVKDAQGKVVGILFIGFDMRGLQQELVKLASAEKLFETGGLYIIEPGKTPADALLRSHPTAQGKKLAELLPAAQVEPFLQALNDAPHGVLPQAPAVYDSRHTDAVAVAARSTATGWWVVAEASRATSLAGHMHTLWMLWGGVLLAVLLLGVGVTLLLQRWVGRPLATLNEAVQAVAEGDLTHPVRIAQQDDLGALAAGVEAMRRQLAQTIAQVHQASDGIGTASAEVAAGSRDLSQRTESSASHLEETASALEELAGSMSQTAASAAQAHQLVDESDRAAQHGSEVVSQVVNTMNEISGASRQIADIIGTVDAIAFQTNILALNAAVEAARAGEQGRGFAVVAGEVRTLAQRSAEAAKQIKALITASGEKVDSGARLVGDAGSAMQNILSKVKHVSGIIGEISTAAREQAQGVGRINEAVAQLDQGTQQNAALVEQSTAAAESLRDQAQRLVQQVSRFRV
- a CDS encoding substrate-binding domain-containing protein; this encodes MVLKATRNEFFALMGEGARAHQARRRNEYELTLQGIEGETDVAAQERLVLQAIERRARALVIVPADSNALLPVLLKALKAGLLLLNLDNKLDDRALATAGVNIPFVGPSNFLGSRTVGEYVAKQLPRGAAVGIIEGPPGSINAKSRSDGFRAAITAAGLRLAAVRSGFWTRELGHGAALELMRLAPDTKALLCGNDNMALGAVQALRELGRSADVLVSGYDNIPSIRPLIAQGTVLATVDQFPEKQAEYALDAVLNALQTGMRQADLPSIIQSPVKLVTRA
- a CDS encoding DUF3683 domain-containing protein; its protein translation is MPTADLATAVAELTASHDAPRLREIPYNYTSFSDREIVIRLLGSRAWELLNQLRQERRTGRSARMLYEVLGDIWVVQRNPYLQDDLLDNPKRRALLIEALDHRLAEVQKRRDPGTDAQRDALVGELLSAARTAVQEFASLFERTAELRRRSVKLLGRHTAKDNIKFDGMARVAHVTDATDWRVEYPFVVLTPDTEAEMAQLVKGCIELGLTIIPRGGGTGYTGGAVPLVWNSAVINTEKLEALRGVEMLQLPGVDRPVATIFSEAGVVTQRVADLAEQHGFVFAVDPTSAEASCIGGNIAMNAGGKKAVLWGTALDNLASWRMVTPEAKWLEVVRLNHNLGKIHDVEVASFELRYFDASGKKLERTERLDIPGRVFRKEGLGKDVTDKFLAGLPGIQKEGCDGLITSARWVVHKMPAHTRTVCLEFFGNPKDCVPSIVDIKDFMFAEAKKPGGAILAGLEHLDDRYLKAVGYATKSKRGGLPKMVLIGDIVGDDADAVARATSEVVRLANGRSGEGFVAISADARKKFWLDRKRTAAISKHTNAFKINEDVVIPLERMGEYTLGIERINVELSLRNKLALADALAAWFERGNLPLGKSDDAGEIPSAELLEDRLQQALALLAEVRALWQRWMDELDLPRGEERSFFDQLQDHSLRASWKMQILKPLQDIFAGAAFAPIVAEAKRIHKEVLRGRVWVALHMHAGDGNVHTNIPVNSDNYEMLQTAHEAVARIMKLARSLNGVISGEHGIGITKLEFLSEAELAPFADYKARIDPEGRFNKGKLLRPEASTHGTFADLTNAYTPSFGLMGHESLIMQQSDIGAIADSVKDCLRCGKCKPVCATHVPRANLLYSPRNKILATSLLVEAFLYEEQTRRGVSIKHWQEFEDVADHCTVCHKCASPCPVKIDFGDVTMNMRNLLRKMGQKSFRPGNAAAMLMLNATNPETIKLARSAFVDVGFKAQRLAHDLLKGFAKKQTAAPRATVGTAPVKEQVIHFINKKLPGGLPKKTARALLDIEDKDYVPIIRNPQATTAETEAVFYFPGCGSERLFSQVGLATQAMLWHAGVQTVLPPGYLCCGYPQRGSGQFDKAEKIITDNRVLFHRVANTLNYLDIKTVVVSCGTCYDQLQGYEFEKIFPGCRIVDIHEYLLEKGITLESKQAYLYHDPCHSPMKLQEPMKTVKALVGPEVVKSERCCGESGTLGVTRPDISTQIRFRKEEELRKTESQLRESGKVGAQDNIKILTSCPSCLQGLNRYGNDLQNGLLEADYIVVEMARQILGENWMPEYVARANQGGIERVLV